Sequence from the Rutidosis leptorrhynchoides isolate AG116_Rl617_1_P2 chromosome 3, CSIRO_AGI_Rlap_v1, whole genome shotgun sequence genome:
AAAATGCATTTGACTTCCTTCTATAGTTTCGATAGGAGGAGATGGGAATAAATTAAACGTCTCGTTATCAAAATTAAAAGCACAAATCTTTTCAGGAAAATCTTGATCAATAATTGTCCAATGAGGGTGACCGTTCAAATAAGGCCCGCCGTATCCATTACGCCAATAAGGGCAATGACCAAGACTCCTCCATCGGCCCGTCCCCAGTGTGTAAACTTCCGATTGTAAAAACCTTGGTCGAGATCTTGAAGTTGGATCTGATGGTATATCCCCTTGAAACGTCCGTACCACCTTGTATTCTTTTGTCTGTAAACCGACTCCAAAACCATATGCAATTATTGAATAACCTTCTCTATAGTATTGTTGTCTAGGAAGGATCATGTATTCCCTAGTAATTGGATTGCATATGTATGTGTTATCGAAATTTGTACCAAACTGCCATAAGCATATGAAACCATTGATAGAGCCCACCGGAAGTAACTGAGAATTACGGAGAGCGGGTGCATGATTAAGATCAAGACTCATAACTGGATCGTGATGTAAACGGTGATAATCGGATTCATCTTCCATCTTTACTAACTTCAAAATACCAGCTCTATGGTAGCTGGTCATATGTTCTTCAGATTCATGATAAATCATAAGACTTGGTGGTGATCTTGAGAGCTGAATATTGGCAAAATATGAGCTTAAAATTAGATTATGCCAATTTTTGCATGCCCGCTTGCAAAGAATAATTGTCTTGACAGGAAGTCTTGTCAGAATATCAACCATGATGTTTGGTG
This genomic interval carries:
- the LOC139897892 gene encoding F-box protein At3g07870-like, with product MYIHTYSHHTLPKSTHINHKIMSSINPSMEDLPPNIMVDILTRLPVKTIILCKRACKNWHNLILSSYFANIQLSRSPPSLMIYHESEEHMTSYHRAGILKLVKMEDESDYHRLHHDPVMSLDLNHAPALRNSQLLPVGSINGFICLWQFGTNFDNTYICNPITREYMILPRQQYYREGYSIIAYGFGVGLQTKEYKVVRTFQGDIPSDPTSRSRPRFLQSEVYTLGTGRWRSLGHCPYWRNGYGGPYLNGHPHWTIIDQDFPEKICAFNFDNETFNLFPSPPIETIEGSQMHFRSLGVLKGCLSQSYTFDSQFTIWVMKEYGIKNSWHREVVIKQSISPDLDWVMWEPMYLIEGLKDGTFLMVYWEDQLMVYCPETKTMEDTKIFDRYIWGMAYRPSFFRLAEFESERALMF